GTAGGGGCTAACTCTGGGGTAGAAGGTGTTTGAGATACATGATGATGAAGGACCAGGCTTAGAGAACCTCTGCCATACTCGCTGTACACTTACAAACAGGAACACATCAAATACATCATTCTGAAAACCACAAAACCTGAGTAAATGACACCTCAGATAGTGTTACAACATTAGCTCTTTTAGAATAGATATTGCACGATAGCGCCTTGACTTAATAAATAGATTGATTTCCATTTATGAAATGGAGTGATCACTTTAATGCCACGTCCATGTGTTATTGAGCGCATCAATCCCCAGCGTATCTACACCGccatattcctttttttttttgcgtattACTGTAAAATGAAGACTCCACTTGACACATGAATACCGATTGTTTGCAGCTTATACATTATCATACGTCACTGGGTGACCTGGCTCTTTGAGACACACTAGGTGGGATACAGCCACAGCAGATCAACCACAAGGCTTTCTGGATTTCTTGGTTCCGGAACGCGTAGATGACGGGGTTGATGACAGAGTTGTATGTGGCTGGCAATAGTGTGGCATAGGTATAGATGGAAGGATAGGTGTAATCTGCTATCAGTGAGTACAGGGTGAAAGGCATCCAGCAGGCGGCAAATGTCCCCAGTATAATGGCCAAGGTCGATACTCCTTTTCGGGTGGTGACGTAGTGAGAAGTAGCCAAGAAATGGTGCTGTAAGGCAATCTGATGAGCGTGCCTCATGACTATTTTGCAGATCTGGATGTACAACTGGAGCATAAGTGCAAACATAAGCAAAAAGGAAACCGAAAGGGCGGCAGCGTTATTTTTAGTGAGCGGCCTGATGACGCTACATGTCGATTCATCCTTAAGGCAATTCCAACCCATTATAGGCAGCAAGCCAACACACGTAGAGGCTCCCCATAGGAAAATAAGCATGACGTAGGTGAAAGTGACTGTCCTTTCCGAATTATAGGTCAAAGCATAATAGAGTGAAAGGTAACGGTCAACCGTGATGGCCAGCAAGCTGCACACCGAGGCACAAAAAGATGCGGCTATCAGTCCCACCGTGACAAGCTTGGCTGCTTCTGATTGAAGAAGATAGGCAAAGATAAAATTGACTATGAGTCCCACGCCTGCTAAGAGGTCCGCAAGGGCCAAACTCCCAATAAGAAGGAACATTGGGGCTCGGAGGCTTGGATTATGGAAGATGATAAGGACCACAATCGCATTTTCACAGGAGATTAGGGTTCCTGATGTGCACAGAACAATATCCCAAGGGTTTACTATGAGCTCTGGCTGTAGCACAGGAATCTGGGAGGAGTCTGTAGCTGAGATATTCTCTGGAGAACTGGCATCTATAGGATCCTGAGGCAGCCAGCTTATATTAACCTTCGTATCTTCATTCATTTTAACCTTCTTCAATAAAAAGACAAGGCTTTAATGCATCGTAATAGAGCAGCGAAGAATGAGAACATGAGGTCATCTGCTCCcccaacaaatatatatatatatatatatatatatatatatatatatatatgtgcaataatgCAAACTAATCATTAATGACATTGGGGGGATGGTGAGGGTCAGGGATTGAGATATCGAGGGCGTATAAAATATTTCAATGAGACACAAACAATATACTTGGCtgaaaatattttacaaaatatATCCAGTATATATCGTCTATATATATAGTCACATTTGCTCAGTGGCTTAGGGTTTGGCCGATTCGCCAATCGATCTGCGATCTATATGGCACCGAGATACATTGGGAGAATCGATTTGCTACTTGAGAATGGATACAATTTAGCCTTCATATTCTAAGAATTTGTAAATTGGGTGGATAAGGGGGAACAGATCACCAAGATGttgaatatatacatatagatagatagatagatagatagatagatagatagatagatagatagatatcatgaTGATGTAGCCTGCACAAATGTATGAACAGAACAAAATAGGAAAGCCTATAATGTCCCTTGTTCTCCAAGCAATGGCTCTGGGGATGGGAGACTCAGCACAGCATACATACATGAGACCCTTCTATAATAAAGGAGGAGGTGGGAGCAGCCACATACAATGAACATCTCACAATGTAGTCACCTTGAAATCCAATCGCTTGGATCCCTGGCTGCTGATGTCCTATGGTCCTGAGACAGTCCAGGTTGCCCACTGGCCCTGCATCCTCTCCTCCGGCAGGGTGCTGCTGATGTGCTGTGAGGTGGGGGCTTCCTGCAGGAAGGGGGCTGCAGGTGGATGGATGGCGGGGGTCGGGCTGTCAGCTAGGGCTCCTTGCCGGGCGCTCATAGCGATCACAGCTGCCGCTGCTGTGCCTGTGACAGGCAGAAGAGACCAGAGAGTCGGGCACGACGGACATGCGCGGCTCCGACTGCGCGGCCCCTGCACTGCGCGCGCACGCCTATCTGCTGCAGTGTGCTAGAAAAAAACCTAATTGAAGAGATTTAAAAACTTGTTAACCCTTAGGTGTCATGTTTCTTGACAAAGTCAGCCACACATATTAGAGCATGGCAGAAATCTTTCTATAATCTGTTTTTTCAGGCTACTTTTCCATGAAAACCTCACACACAGATTTTTGCACATACATGTGATTTTTGCAATCTATTGCAAACTATGTTCACTTCTATTGAGACAGCGACCTGTTCACACTTATAGGATTCCAAATAAATTAATAAGAATCAGCTCTATCATGGTTTTTTTTCTTACAGGATCAATTTGTATAGTGtcttctaaggcccagttcacatctgtgttcgggccattctgttccccgc
This sequence is a window from Leptodactylus fuscus isolate aLepFus1 chromosome 2, aLepFus1.hap2, whole genome shotgun sequence. Protein-coding genes within it:
- the GPR12 gene encoding G-protein coupled receptor 12; translated protein: MNEDTKVNISWLPQDPIDASSPENISATDSSQIPVLQPELIVNPWDIVLCTSGTLISCENAIVVLIIFHNPSLRAPMFLLIGSLALADLLAGVGLIVNFIFAYLLQSEAAKLVTVGLIAASFCASVCSLLAITVDRYLSLYYALTYNSERTVTFTYVMLIFLWGASTCVGLLPIMGWNCLKDESTCSVIRPLTKNNAAALSVSFLLMFALMLQLYIQICKIVMRHAHQIALQHHFLATSHYVTTRKGVSTLAIILGTFAACWMPFTLYSLIADYTYPSIYTYATLLPATYNSVINPVIYAFRNQEIQKALWLICCGCIPPSVSQRARSPSDV